The Sulfurospirillum sp. UCH001 genome segment GGAAGCAACCATTGATACGAAACAGATTAAACTGGGTGTTATAGAAGGTGATCTTGAAACGAATCAAGATGCTGATCGTATCATTGCAAAAGGTGCTCCAGCACATCAAATTTCAACAGGTCAAGCGTGTCACTTAGATGCCTTTATGGTTCATGAGGGACTTCATCATTTGCCTATAGATGGGCTTGATGTTGTTTTCATTGAGAATGTTGGAAACCTTGTTTGCCCTGCAAGTTATGATGTAGGAACACATCTTAACGTTGTGCTTCTCTCCGTTCCTGAAGGCGACGATAAACCTGCAAAATATCCTGTGATGTTTAGAAGTGCAGACTTGTTCTTAATCACAAAATGTGACTTATTGCCATATTTTGATTTTAGTGTTGAAAAAGCGATTCGCGAGGCTCGAAAACTCAATCCAAAAGTGGATGTTATTGAGATTGACAGCAAGTCTGGAAAAGGAATTGATCAGTGGATCAACTACCTTAAAATGAAAAAAGCATTGAGATAACTATGTGTTTGTCTATCCCTTCTAAAGTCGTAGAAATCGACGAAAATAATTATGCAACGGTAGATACCATGGGTGTTAAGCGTAAAGTAACGCTTGATTTGATTAGTGAGCCTGTATATGTTGGCGATTATGTATTGATTCATGTTGGCTTTGCTATGAATAAGATTAGTAAAGAGCACGCGGAAGATAGCATCGCTGCGTATAATGAGATTGTTGAAGCCATGAAAGATGGAAGCATTGCTGAAGATGAAGGCGAGAGTCAGTATGACAGAAGTTGATCTTATCGAAGGGTTCCGAGACCCAGAGCATATGAAGGCTTTAGCAGCACTCATTAAAAAAGAGTGTAAGTCTAAGATCAACATTATGGAAGTGTGTGGTGGGCATACACATACGATTATGAAATTTGGACTTTCACAAATTTTACCTGATTTGATTGAGTTTGTGCATGGTCCTGGGTGTCCTGTGTGTATTATGCCTAAAGAGCGCATTGATCATGCTATTGCATTAGCGTCTATGCCAAACACCATTTTAGCTACACTTGGCGATATGATCCGTGTACCTGGTAGCAAAACCTCTTTACAGAAATTGCGTGCTGAGGGTAAAGATATTCGTTCCCTTTACTCACCAATGGATGTTATAAAAATTGCACAAGAAAATCCAGATAAAAATGTTGTCTTTTTTGCGATTGGCTTTGAGACAACAACGCCGATGAGTGCTGTTTTAGTTCAACAAGCCATAGCACTTGGTTTAAAAAACGTCTTTTTTCATATTAACCATGTAACAGTGCCTGAAGCTGTTGATGCCATTATGAGTGGCGGCGATGCAAAAATTGATGCTTTTTTAGGACCTTCTCATGTGAGTGTCATTACAGGATATAAAATTTATGAACCGATTGCTGAAAAGTACCATACTCCTGTAGTGGTTTCAGGGTTTGAGCCAACCGATGTGATGGAGTCTGTTTTACGCATTGTGCGTCAAATCAATGAAGGCAAAAGCGTTGTTGACAATGAGTATGCAAGAGCAGTCTCCCGAGAGGGCAACCTTAAAGCACAAGAGCTTGTGAATACTTATTTTAAAAAGCGTGAGCATTTTAGATGGCGAGGCATTGGAGATATTCCTAAA includes the following:
- the hypD gene encoding hydrogenase formation protein HypD, which gives rise to MTEVDLIEGFRDPEHMKALAALIKKECKSKINIMEVCGGHTHTIMKFGLSQILPDLIEFVHGPGCPVCIMPKERIDHAIALASMPNTILATLGDMIRVPGSKTSLQKLRAEGKDIRSLYSPMDVIKIAQENPDKNVVFFAIGFETTTPMSAVLVQQAIALGLKNVFFHINHVTVPEAVDAIMSGGDAKIDAFLGPSHVSVITGYKIYEPIAEKYHTPVVVSGFEPTDVMESVLRIVRQINEGKSVVDNEYARAVSREGNLKAQELVNTYFKKREHFRWRGIGDIPKSTLKLRAQYAAYDAEIVFDDVLPKEELNDHKMCICGDILKGKAKPFDCKVFGKACTPTNPMGSCMVSSEGACAAYFKYGKLSLKGATA
- the hypB gene encoding hydrogenase nickel incorporation protein HypB encodes the protein MCKDCGCSITPSQWSAHAHEHSHDGHTHTHSHDHDGHTHHDHPHAHDHHHHDHHHKHEEIHANPQLNDKKTIAVITKILDANDTQAAHNRAHFEEHGVLAINLMSSPGSGKTTLLEATIDTKQIKLGVIEGDLETNQDADRIIAKGAPAHQISTGQACHLDAFMVHEGLHHLPIDGLDVVFIENVGNLVCPASYDVGTHLNVVLLSVPEGDDKPAKYPVMFRSADLFLITKCDLLPYFDFSVEKAIREARKLNPKVDVIEIDSKSGKGIDQWINYLKMKKALR
- a CDS encoding HypC/HybG/HupF family hydrogenase formation chaperone is translated as MCLSIPSKVVEIDENNYATVDTMGVKRKVTLDLISEPVYVGDYVLIHVGFAMNKISKEHAEDSIAAYNEIVEAMKDGSIAEDEGESQYDRS